The Amaranthus tricolor cultivar Red isolate AtriRed21 chromosome 14, ASM2621246v1, whole genome shotgun sequence DNA window AGTTAAGGCATCTTATATTTCAAGAGATGTTGTCACTCAAAACTAGTGACTCACTTCCTCATGGCACATTCATAAGGATTGCTCAAAAATATGGTTATCATCATATAACCATAAGAAACCTATGAAAACGAGCAATTCAAACCAAAGAAGCAAACAAGCCATATGTTGTAGTATCAAAATACAAAAACTGTGGAAGAAAAAGAGTGGAGGTACCACCAAACATACTTGAGTCTAAACCAATGGGCAATCGTACGTGTATTAGAGATGTGGCAACATGTTTAGAATTAGCATCTTCATCGGTTTAGAGGTTGATTAAAAGAGGCGAGATAAAGGCACACTCAATTTCATTACACCCGGCTTTAACCGACCCCAACAAAATAAGAAGGGTGAAGTGGATTTTGAGCCTAATCCAAGAGGACACCATTCAAAGGCATCCAATATACAAAGCCATGTACGATTTCATTCACATAGACGAGAAGTGGTTTTAATTAACCAAAAAACACAAAGAGTTTATCTAGCACACAAAGAAAAGATCCCGTATAGGGCAGCAAAGTCATCAAAGTTCATACCTAAGGCCATGTTCTTAGGGGCAGGTGTAAGGCCTAGATGGAATCGATATGGCCAATGTACATTTGATGGGAAAATTGGCATATTCCCTTTCATTAATAGGGTGGCAGCACAAAGGGACTCAAAAACTCGACCAAGGGGGTTAATAGAAATCAAACCAACCGAGTCAGTTACTCAAGAGGTGTATAGGAATATGCTTATACAACAACTCATTCAAGCCATACTAAGAAAGTGGCCAAGTGAAGGTCTTTCacttatttttattcaacaagataatgcaagaGTTCATATCACAAATGATGATTCGATTTGGCAACAACAGAATAGGCAAGGTGGTTTAACATTCATTCTTACACAACAACCTCCAAACAGTCCGGATTGTAACATTCTTGATTTGGATTTCTTTAGAAGCATACAATCGTTAATGCATAAAAAGATGCCCAAAAACAAGACAGAATTGATAACGGCAGTTGAAGATGCATTCGGAGAGTTACAACCAAAGACGTTAACAAATGTATGGATCTCATTACAACATCATTTAAATGAGATTCTAAAGGTTAAGAGATGTAATGACTACATACAACCACACTTTGGAAAAAAGGTACAAGAAGACAATGGTAGGTTAAGGATTCAAG harbors:
- the LOC130799433 gene encoding uncharacterized protein LOC130799433 gives rise to the protein MFLGAGVRPRWNRYGQCTFDGKIGIFPFINRVAAQRDSKTRPRGLIEIKPTESVTQEVYRNMLIQQLIQAILRKWPSEGLSLIFIQQDNARVHITNDDSIWQQQNRQGGLTFILTQQPPNSPDCNILDLDFFRSIQSLMHKKMPKNKTELITAVEDAFGELQPKTLTNVWISLQHHLNEILKVKRCNDYIQPHFGKKVQEDNGRLRIQVRTPIQLVREVVAFLNANREQQPTQAHTENEDVAQTS